From a region of the Paraburkholderia hospita genome:
- the nudB gene encoding dihydroneopterin triphosphate diphosphatase: MPKPPKIPESVLVVIHTPDLDVLLIERADREAFWQSVTGSKDHIDEPIGETAIREVAEETGIVIGGEVVPREALVDWHHHIDFEIFPTWRHRYAEGVTLNTEHWFSLQVPQRLEVTLAPLEHTAHLWLPWQEAAERCFSWSNRDAILQLPQRVKERCR; the protein is encoded by the coding sequence ATGCCGAAACCGCCGAAGATTCCGGAATCCGTACTCGTCGTCATTCATACGCCCGATCTCGACGTGCTGCTCATCGAACGAGCCGACCGGGAGGCGTTCTGGCAATCCGTGACGGGTTCGAAGGATCACATCGACGAACCGATCGGCGAGACGGCTATCCGCGAAGTGGCGGAAGAGACGGGCATCGTGATTGGCGGCGAGGTCGTGCCGCGTGAGGCGCTCGTCGACTGGCATCACCATATCGACTTCGAAATTTTCCCGACCTGGCGTCACCGTTATGCGGAAGGCGTCACGCTCAACACCGAGCACTGGTTCAGCCTGCAGGTGCCGCAGCGTCTCGAAGTGACGCTGGCGCCGCTCGAGCACACCGCGCATCTGTGGCTGCCCTGGCAAGAGGCGGCCGAGCGCTGCTTCTCGTGGTCCAACCGCGACGCGATCCTGCAACTGCCGCAACGCGTGAAGGAGCGTTGCCGATGA
- a CDS encoding DUF502 domain-containing protein yields MTTKKTTLKSVFLTGLLVLVPLAITLWVLGLIIGTMDQTLLLLPRSWQPERMLGFRLPGLGAVLTLAFIFVVGLLTQNFVGQKLVGWWELIVARIPVVGPIYTSVKQVSDTLLSSSGNAFRKALLIEYPRKGSYTIGFLTGIPGGDVVNHLKEEHVSVYVPTTPNPTSGFFLMVPKSEVIELDMSVDAALKYIVSMGVVAPPANQPAPERRTTVEPPL; encoded by the coding sequence ATGACGACGAAAAAGACGACGCTCAAATCGGTGTTCCTGACTGGCCTGCTGGTGCTGGTGCCTCTTGCCATCACGCTGTGGGTGCTCGGCCTGATCATCGGCACGATGGATCAGACGCTGCTGCTGCTGCCCCGTTCGTGGCAACCGGAGCGGATGCTCGGCTTCCGCCTGCCGGGTCTCGGCGCCGTGTTGACGCTCGCTTTCATTTTTGTTGTCGGTCTATTGACGCAGAACTTCGTCGGGCAGAAGCTGGTCGGCTGGTGGGAACTGATCGTCGCGCGCATTCCCGTCGTCGGCCCGATCTACACCAGCGTCAAGCAGGTGTCCGACACGCTGCTGTCGTCGAGCGGTAATGCGTTTCGCAAGGCGCTGCTGATCGAATACCCGCGTAAAGGCTCCTACACCATCGGGTTTCTGACGGGCATCCCCGGCGGCGACGTCGTCAACCATCTCAAGGAAGAGCACGTCAGCGTGTATGTGCCGACCACGCCGAACCCGACGTCCGGCTTCTTCCTGATGGTGCCGAAAAGCGAAGTGATCGAGCTCGACATGAGCGTCGACGCCGCACTCAAGTACATCGTCTCGATGGGCGTCGTTGCTCCGCCCGCGAATCAGCCGGCGCCGGAGCGCCGCACGACCGTCGAGCCACCGCTGTAA
- the aspS gene encoding aspartate--tRNA ligase: MSMRSEYCGLVTEHLLGQTVSLCGWVSRRRDHGGVIFIDLRDREGLVQVVCDPDRAEMFKTAEGVRNEFCVQVKGVVRNRPEGTTNASLTSGKIEVLCHELNVLNASVTPPFQLDDDNLSETTRLTHRVLDLRRPQMQHNLRLRYRVTMEVRKYLDSRGFIDIETPMLTKSTPEGARDYLVPSRTNPGQFFALPQSPQLFKQLLMVANFDRYYQIVKCFRDEDLRADRQPEFTQIDCETSFLGEQEIRDLFEDMTRHVFKETIGVELDAKFAVMPYSEAMRRFGSDKPDLRVKLEFTELTDAMKDVDFKVFSTPANTKDGRVAALRVPKGSELSRGDIDSYTEFVRIYGAKGLAWIKINEVAKGRDGLQSPIVKNLHDAAISAIIERTGAQDGDIIFFAADRAKVVNDSLGALRLKIGHSEFGKANGLVEKGWKPLWVVDFPMFEYDEEENRYVAAHHPFTSPKDEHLEYLETDPGRCLAKAYDIVLNGWEIGGGSVRIFQEDVQSKVFRALKIGAEEARLKFGFLLDALQYGAPPHGGIAFGLDRIVTMMAGADSIRDVIAFPKTQRAQDLLTQAPSEVDERQLRELHIRLRQPEQKA, translated from the coding sequence ATGTCGATGAGATCTGAATACTGCGGTCTGGTGACCGAACACCTGCTGGGTCAAACTGTGTCGCTGTGCGGCTGGGTGAGCCGGCGCCGCGACCATGGCGGCGTTATCTTCATCGACCTGCGCGACCGCGAAGGCCTCGTTCAGGTCGTCTGCGACCCGGACCGCGCTGAGATGTTCAAGACGGCCGAAGGCGTGCGCAACGAATTCTGCGTCCAGGTGAAGGGCGTCGTGCGCAACCGTCCGGAAGGCACGACCAACGCCAGCCTGACGAGCGGCAAGATCGAAGTGCTGTGCCACGAGCTGAACGTGCTGAACGCGTCGGTCACGCCGCCGTTCCAGCTCGACGACGACAACCTGTCGGAAACCACGCGCCTCACGCACCGCGTGCTGGACCTGCGTCGTCCGCAGATGCAACACAACCTGCGCCTGCGTTATCGCGTGACGATGGAAGTGCGCAAGTACCTGGATTCGCGCGGCTTCATCGACATCGAAACGCCGATGCTGACCAAGAGCACGCCGGAAGGCGCGCGCGACTACCTCGTGCCGTCGCGTACCAACCCGGGCCAGTTCTTCGCTCTGCCGCAGTCGCCGCAGCTGTTCAAGCAGCTGTTGATGGTCGCGAACTTCGACCGTTACTACCAGATCGTCAAGTGCTTCCGCGACGAAGACCTGCGCGCCGACCGTCAGCCGGAATTCACGCAGATCGACTGCGAAACGTCGTTCCTGGGCGAGCAGGAAATCCGTGATCTGTTCGAAGACATGACGCGTCATGTGTTCAAGGAAACGATCGGCGTCGAACTGGACGCGAAGTTCGCCGTGATGCCGTACTCGGAAGCGATGCGCCGTTTCGGTTCGGACAAGCCGGACCTGCGCGTCAAGCTCGAGTTCACCGAACTGACGGACGCAATGAAGGACGTCGACTTCAAGGTGTTCAGCACGCCCGCGAACACGAAGGACGGCCGCGTCGCGGCGCTGCGCGTGCCGAAGGGCAGCGAGCTGTCGCGTGGCGACATTGACAGCTACACGGAATTCGTGCGTATCTACGGCGCGAAGGGTCTGGCGTGGATCAAGATCAACGAAGTGGCGAAGGGCCGTGACGGCCTGCAAAGCCCGATCGTCAAGAACCTGCACGATGCGGCCATCTCGGCGATCATCGAGCGCACGGGCGCGCAGGACGGCGACATCATTTTCTTCGCGGCGGATCGTGCGAAGGTCGTCAACGACAGCCTCGGCGCGCTGCGTCTGAAGATCGGCCATTCGGAGTTCGGCAAGGCCAACGGTCTGGTCGAGAAGGGCTGGAAGCCGCTGTGGGTCGTCGATTTCCCGATGTTCGAATACGACGAGGAAGAAAACCGCTACGTCGCCGCGCACCATCCGTTCACGAGCCCGAAGGACGAGCACCTCGAGTATCTGGAAACGGACCCGGGCCGCTGCCTCGCAAAGGCTTATGACATCGTGCTGAACGGTTGGGAAATCGGCGGCGGTTCGGTGCGTATCTTCCAGGAAGACGTGCAGAGCAAGGTGTTCCGCGCGCTGAAGATCGGCGCGGAAGAAGCGCGTCTGAAGTTCGGCTTCCTGCTGGACGCGCTGCAGTACGGCGCGCCGCCGCACGGCGGTATCGCGTTCGGTCTGGACCGCATCGTCACGATGATGGCGGGCGCAGACTCGATCCGTGACGTGATCGCGTTCCCGAAGACGCAGCGCGCGCAGGATCTGCTCACGCAGGCGCCGAGCGAAGTCGACGAGCGTCAGTTGCGCGAACTGCACATCCGCCTGCGTCAGCCCGAGCAGAAAGCGTAA
- the clsB gene encoding cardiolipin synthase ClsB, translating to MSGGDGRRFDRLTQHLPGRRYWSRYRFCSGNSVRLFTAGETYFAALIERIDAAKSNVALETYIFCDDASGRPVSDALVRAATRGVRVRVITDGVGTERLPMFNDWQAAGIEHRIYNPHIFGRFGFSRTHRKLAVVDDEFGYCGGINVVDDYDQNGTRLPYARWDFAVELEGPVVADVLEAFDVQWERIRIGHRPALVPPPVGGATPQAATERFVRVRRSARTADMRAMAEPCVAFVARDNFVNRRAIEKAYLTAIGQARSEVLLANPYFMPGRKLRRALIYAAQRGIDVRLVIGRKEFAMLDYAVPFLYRTLLKAGVKIAEYEKTMLHGKVAVVDSNWGTVGSSNLDALSLMLNNEANVVLVLHPEIDQLRTAIVAAFDEGRRIDEKHYAARPAGERLLNWFAYNTYRLAMKLLTVGGYD from the coding sequence ATGAGCGGCGGCGACGGCCGCCGCTTCGACCGGCTGACACAGCATTTGCCCGGCCGGCGCTACTGGTCCAGGTATCGCTTTTGTTCCGGCAACTCGGTGCGCCTGTTCACGGCGGGCGAGACGTACTTTGCTGCGCTGATCGAACGGATCGACGCGGCGAAAAGCAACGTCGCGCTGGAAACCTACATCTTTTGCGACGACGCCTCCGGCCGTCCCGTCTCCGACGCGCTGGTCCGCGCCGCCACGCGCGGCGTGCGCGTGCGCGTGATCACCGACGGTGTCGGCACCGAACGCCTGCCGATGTTCAACGACTGGCAGGCCGCGGGCATCGAGCATCGCATCTATAACCCGCATATCTTCGGGCGATTCGGCTTCTCGCGTACGCACCGCAAGCTCGCCGTCGTCGACGACGAATTCGGGTATTGCGGCGGCATCAATGTCGTCGACGACTACGATCAGAACGGCACGCGTCTGCCTTACGCGCGCTGGGACTTCGCCGTCGAGCTGGAAGGCCCCGTCGTGGCCGACGTGCTCGAAGCCTTCGACGTGCAGTGGGAGCGCATCCGCATCGGCCATCGTCCGGCGCTCGTGCCGCCGCCCGTCGGTGGCGCGACGCCTCAGGCCGCGACTGAACGCTTCGTGCGCGTGCGCCGCAGCGCCCGTACGGCCGACATGCGCGCGATGGCCGAGCCGTGCGTCGCGTTCGTCGCACGCGACAACTTCGTCAACCGGCGCGCAATCGAAAAGGCGTATCTCACCGCGATCGGACAGGCGCGCTCCGAAGTGCTGCTGGCCAATCCGTACTTCATGCCCGGACGCAAGCTGCGGCGCGCGCTGATCTACGCGGCGCAACGCGGCATCGACGTGCGTCTCGTGATCGGCAGGAAGGAATTCGCGATGCTCGATTACGCGGTGCCGTTCCTGTATCGGACGTTGCTGAAGGCGGGCGTGAAGATCGCCGAATACGAAAAGACGATGCTGCACGGCAAGGTCGCCGTGGTCGATTCGAACTGGGGCACGGTCGGCTCGTCGAATCTCGACGCGCTGAGCCTGATGCTGAACAACGAGGCGAACGTCGTGCTCGTGCTGCACCCTGAGATCGACCAGTTGCGCACCGCGATCGTCGCCGCGTTCGACGAGGGGCGCCGCATCGACGAGAAGCACTATGCGGCGCGTCCCGCCGGCGAGCGTCTGCTGAACTGGTTTGCGTACAACACCTACCGGCTCGCGATGAAGCTGCTGACGGTGGGCGGCTACGATTAA
- a CDS encoding ubiquinone biosynthesis accessory factor UbiJ, producing MTLAAKPFAAAVNHLLARETWARERLTPYAGKIARLSCPPVTLILLVQPDGYLSAVDESEAHNTFDVTVSVPPDAVPVFLQGGQAAVMKHVKIEGDAEFATVIAKLAEHLRWEPEEDLAKLIGDGPAWRIASVARTVGDHALRTGRNLVESVAEYLLDENPQLVRRTALDDFNVELARARDALARVEKRIERLEQKVEARGANAPGGAATSRGTR from the coding sequence ATGACCCTTGCCGCCAAGCCCTTCGCTGCTGCCGTCAACCATCTGCTCGCTCGCGAAACGTGGGCGCGCGAACGTCTCACCCCGTACGCCGGCAAGATTGCGCGGCTGTCCTGTCCTCCCGTCACACTGATCCTGCTGGTGCAGCCGGACGGCTATCTGAGCGCCGTCGACGAAAGCGAAGCGCACAACACATTCGACGTCACCGTCTCCGTGCCGCCGGACGCCGTCCCCGTATTCCTGCAAGGCGGCCAGGCGGCCGTGATGAAGCACGTGAAGATCGAAGGCGACGCCGAGTTCGCCACGGTCATCGCAAAGCTCGCCGAGCATCTGCGCTGGGAGCCGGAAGAGGATCTGGCGAAGCTGATCGGCGACGGGCCAGCGTGGCGGATCGCGTCGGTGGCGCGCACGGTCGGCGATCATGCGCTGCGCACGGGCCGTAATCTGGTCGAATCGGTAGCCGAATATCTGTTGGACGAAAACCCGCAGCTCGTGCGCCGCACCGCGCTCGACGACTTCAACGTCGAGCTGGCGCGCGCCCGCGACGCGCTCGCGCGCGTCGAAAAGCGCATCGAGCGTCTCGAACAGAAGGTCGAAGCCCGCGGCGCCAATGCGCCGGGCGGCGCCGCCACGTCGCGCGGCACGCGCTAG
- a CDS encoding class I SAM-dependent methyltransferase, with translation MSDPKPNVSPAPPAFESRDPNAPGFWDERFERGFTPWDQAGVPSAFKAFVERHAPMPVLIPGCGSAYEAWWLAEKGWTLRAIDFAAHAVEAARAQLGAHASLVEQADFFTYTPPFEPGWIYERAFLCALPPSRRGDWLARMAELLPAGGLLAGFFFIGEGSPKGSPKGPPFIIERAELDALLSAHFELLEDEPVDDSIPVFAGRERWLTLRRRGA, from the coding sequence ATGAGCGATCCCAAGCCGAATGTTTCTCCCGCGCCGCCAGCTTTCGAAAGCCGCGATCCGAACGCGCCCGGCTTCTGGGACGAACGCTTCGAACGCGGTTTCACGCCGTGGGATCAGGCGGGCGTGCCGTCGGCGTTCAAGGCGTTCGTCGAGCGGCACGCGCCGATGCCGGTGCTCATCCCCGGCTGCGGCAGCGCGTACGAAGCGTGGTGGCTCGCCGAGAAAGGCTGGACGCTTCGGGCGATCGACTTTGCGGCCCATGCTGTCGAAGCCGCGCGCGCTCAACTAGGCGCGCATGCGAGCCTCGTCGAACAAGCGGATTTCTTCACGTACACGCCGCCATTCGAGCCGGGCTGGATCTACGAGCGGGCATTTTTGTGCGCGCTCCCGCCGTCGCGGCGCGGGGACTGGCTGGCGCGCATGGCTGAACTCTTGCCCGCGGGCGGATTGCTCGCTGGCTTCTTTTTCATCGGCGAGGGCTCGCCGAAAGGCTCGCCAAAAGGCCCGCCGTTCATCATCGAGCGCGCCGAACTCGACGCGCTGCTGTCGGCCCATTTCGAGTTGCTGGAAGACGAACCCGTCGACGACTCGATCCCCGTCTTCGCCGGACGCGAGCGCTGGCTGACCTTGCGTCGGCGCGGTGCATAG
- a CDS encoding Tim44 domain-containing protein: protein MSDSNLSSRCKVKGAWARRIGLIAMVGLISIGTLASLDAEAKRMGGGRSIGRQSNITQPSQQSAPSQSPGAPSQAMQQQRPATPPPTPAAQPNRSRWLGPIAGLAAGLGIAALLSHFGLGEAFAGMMSNLIVIALIAFVAVWLIRKFLGRKRDAQTPAYAGGAPTLNAGGTGYAQEPRYTAPPAGSYLGPQGNPLTTPEVAAAPVVPAGFDTEAFLRNSKVYFVRLQAAWDAGNMDDIREFTTPEMFAEVKVDLSSRGAEKNQTDVVKLDADLLGVEDRGSEYLASVRFHGLIRETSGSAAESFEEIWNLSKRNGEGWLLAGIQQANHH from the coding sequence ATGTCTGATTCGAATCTGTCGTCTCGTTGTAAGGTTAAGGGGGCATGGGCGAGGAGAATCGGACTGATCGCGATGGTCGGCCTGATTTCGATCGGCACGCTGGCCTCGCTCGACGCCGAAGCGAAACGCATGGGCGGCGGCCGCAGTATCGGGCGTCAGTCGAACATCACCCAGCCGTCACAGCAGTCGGCGCCTTCGCAGTCGCCGGGCGCGCCGTCGCAGGCGATGCAGCAGCAGCGTCCCGCCACGCCGCCGCCCACGCCGGCCGCGCAGCCTAACCGCTCGCGCTGGCTCGGGCCGATCGCCGGTCTCGCGGCGGGTCTCGGCATTGCGGCGCTGCTGTCGCACTTCGGTCTTGGCGAAGCGTTCGCCGGCATGATGTCGAACCTGATCGTGATCGCGCTGATCGCGTTTGTCGCCGTCTGGCTGATCCGCAAGTTCCTCGGCCGCAAGCGCGACGCGCAGACGCCGGCGTACGCGGGCGGCGCGCCGACGCTGAACGCGGGCGGCACGGGTTACGCGCAGGAGCCGCGCTACACGGCGCCGCCGGCTGGTTCGTACCTCGGGCCGCAAGGCAACCCGCTGACGACGCCTGAAGTCGCAGCCGCGCCGGTTGTTCCGGCAGGCTTCGATACGGAAGCGTTCCTGCGCAACTCGAAGGTCTACTTCGTGCGTCTGCAGGCTGCGTGGGACGCGGGCAACATGGACGACATCCGCGAGTTCACGACACCCGAAATGTTCGCCGAAGTGAAGGTCGACCTGAGCTCGCGCGGCGCCGAAAAGAACCAGACGGACGTCGTGAAGCTGGACGCCGATCTGCTGGGCGTCGAAGATCGCGGCAGCGAATATCTCGCGAGCGTGCGCTTCCACGGCCTGATCCGCGAAACGTCGGGCAGTGCGGCGGAGTCGTTCGAGGAAATCTGGAATCTGTCGAAGCGCAACGGCGAAGGCTGGTTGCTCGCAGGCATCCAGCAAGCGAATCATCACTGA
- a CDS encoding FmdB family zinc ribbon protein, with protein sequence MPIYAYRCESCGFAKDVLQKMSDAPLTQCPECGTDAFRKQVTAAGFQLKGSGWYVTDFRGGNSGNKSGDAASNAPDASASKTDSKPEATGSSDSAASTTTPAAAPTPAAAPAPASGSGT encoded by the coding sequence ATGCCGATCTACGCTTATCGTTGCGAGTCATGCGGCTTCGCGAAGGACGTGCTCCAGAAAATGAGCGACGCCCCGTTGACGCAATGCCCGGAGTGCGGAACCGATGCTTTCCGCAAACAGGTCACCGCCGCCGGCTTCCAGCTGAAGGGTTCGGGCTGGTACGTCACGGACTTCCGCGGCGGCAATTCGGGCAACAAGTCGGGCGACGCTGCCAGCAATGCCCCGGACGCGTCGGCGTCCAAAACGGACAGCAAGCCGGAGGCGACGGGTTCGTCCGACAGCGCAGCCTCCACGACTACGCCGGCTGCCGCGCCGACACCGGCAGCGGCGCCCGCTCCCGCGAGCGGCTCGGGCACCTAG
- the ltrA gene encoding group II intron reverse transcriptase/maturase produces the protein MRVSVRKDGSALSHAPTNWYAVDWRRVERNVRGMQIRIAKATRDGNWRRVKSLQRMLTRTLSAKLYAVRRVTQNQGARTAGVDRELWDSPESRWEAVGRLKRHGYKPLPLRRVFIPKANGKERPLGIPTMRDRAMQALYLLALEPVSESTSDPNSYGFRVNRSTADAMAQIRVCMSQEASARWVLEADIKGCFDHINHDWLVRHVRMDREILRKWLKAGLIYKGQLQATEAGTPQGGIISPTLANVTLNGLETELMVHLGATLGKTKARKLKVNVVRYADDFVITGDSKELLENEVRPWVETFLATRGLRLSEEKTRITHIDEGFDFLGWNFRKYSGTLLIKPSRKNVQTFYRKVAETISGNKTVKQEDLIRLLNPMLRGWALYHRPVTAKKAYSRMEYLIFGRLWRWSKRRHPQKKTDWVNAKYFHAIGGRRRVFACPRARKDGTTGLFELYNMSGTVIKRHRKISGDYNPFDPTWEVYGERLRQERMWESMRYRKQWATLYMSQGGLCAHCGNALTDDTGWHDHHLEYRMHGGSDALSNRVLLHPYCHQQVHATGAVVTKPVLH, from the coding sequence ATGAGAGTATCTGTCCGAAAGGATGGGTCTGCGCTCTCACACGCGCCGACCAACTGGTACGCCGTAGATTGGCGTCGGGTTGAGCGGAACGTGAGAGGGATGCAGATTCGAATTGCGAAGGCGACGCGGGATGGCAACTGGCGCAGGGTGAAATCCCTGCAACGGATGTTGACCCGCACGTTGTCCGCAAAGCTGTATGCGGTGCGACGTGTTACGCAGAATCAAGGTGCGCGAACGGCTGGAGTCGATCGTGAACTGTGGGATTCGCCTGAGAGTCGATGGGAAGCCGTCGGCAGGTTGAAGCGGCATGGATACAAGCCTCTGCCCTTACGGAGAGTCTTTATCCCCAAGGCTAATGGGAAGGAACGCCCTCTGGGCATTCCGACCATGCGGGACAGGGCGATGCAAGCCTTGTATCTGTTAGCTCTGGAGCCGGTGTCGGAATCGACGAGTGATCCGAATTCATATGGATTCAGGGTGAACCGTTCGACCGCCGATGCCATGGCCCAAATCCGCGTCTGCATGTCCCAAGAGGCCTCGGCCCGCTGGGTACTGGAAGCGGATATCAAGGGCTGCTTCGACCATATCAACCACGACTGGCTGGTACGCCATGTCCGCATGGACAGGGAGATCCTCCGGAAGTGGTTGAAGGCTGGCCTGATTTACAAGGGTCAGCTACAGGCGACTGAGGCCGGTACGCCGCAGGGAGGGATCATCTCCCCGACGTTGGCCAACGTGACGCTGAACGGGTTAGAGACGGAACTAATGGTGCATCTCGGTGCGACGTTAGGAAAGACGAAGGCTCGGAAGCTAAAAGTGAATGTGGTGCGGTACGCGGATGACTTTGTGATCACAGGCGACTCGAAAGAGCTTCTGGAAAATGAGGTCAGACCTTGGGTGGAAACATTCCTCGCTACGCGAGGTCTGCGACTGTCGGAGGAAAAAACGCGGATCACTCATATTGACGAAGGCTTCGATTTCCTGGGGTGGAATTTCCGGAAGTACTCGGGGACGCTGCTCATAAAACCAAGCCGGAAGAACGTGCAAACGTTCTATCGCAAGGTGGCGGAAACGATCAGTGGCAACAAAACGGTGAAACAGGAGGACTTGATCCGTCTGTTGAACCCCATGTTGCGAGGGTGGGCGCTGTACCACCGCCCGGTCACGGCCAAGAAGGCATACAGCCGCATGGAGTATCTGATTTTTGGGAGACTCTGGCGGTGGTCGAAGAGGCGACATCCGCAGAAGAAGACCGATTGGGTGAATGCGAAGTACTTTCATGCGATCGGTGGCCGTCGGCGGGTTTTTGCTTGTCCTAGAGCACGAAAAGACGGTACTACGGGCTTGTTTGAGCTGTACAACATGAGTGGTACGGTCATCAAACGACATCGGAAGATCAGTGGGGATTACAACCCATTTGATCCGACGTGGGAGGTGTATGGCGAGCGGTTGCGACAAGAGCGCATGTGGGAATCGATGCGTTACCGGAAGCAATGGGCGACGCTGTACATGTCACAGGGCGGATTGTGCGCGCACTGTGGCAATGCCCTGACGGACGATACGGGCTGGCATGACCATCATCTGGAATATCGGATGCATGGTGGGTCGGACGCTCTGTCCAATCGGGTGCTACTCCATCCCTACTGCCACCAGCAGGTCCACGCGACGGGTGCTGTTGTAACTAAGCCGGTCCTGCACTAG
- the ubiB gene encoding ubiquinone biosynthesis regulatory protein kinase UbiB: protein MRFLRFLKIFFTVIRFGLDEMMLSRINDRRVRMLLRITTIGRKFDQPPGVRLRLALESLGPIFVKFGQVLSTRRDLLRPDIASELAKLQDQVPPFDSAVAIAIIEKSLGAPVDTIFDDFERVPVASASIAQVHFATLKTGQHAGKQVAVKVLRPNMLPVIDSDLALLRDIAVWAERLWADGKRLKPREVVAEFDKYLHDELDLMREAANGSQLRRNFAGLDLLLVPEMYWEYCTANVLVMERMVGVPISQVDTLRAAGVDIPKLAREGVEIFFTQVFRDGFFHADMHPGNIQVSLDPVHFGRYIALDFGIIGALSDFDKNYLAQNFLAFFKRDYHRVATLHLESGWVPPTTRVEELESAIRAVCEPYFDRALKDISLGQVLMRLFSTSRRFNVEIQPQLVLLQKTMLNVEGLGRSLDPELDLWKTAKPYLERWMNEQIGAKGWYERLKIEAPQWSKTLPQLPRLIHHMLAQRHDAQQRGINDETIRQILLEQKRTNRLLQGLLMFGVAVGVGAVLARAWLAIAYGGY, encoded by the coding sequence ATGCGTTTTCTGCGTTTCCTCAAGATTTTCTTTACCGTCATCCGCTTCGGGCTGGACGAGATGATGCTGAGCCGCATCAACGACCGCCGCGTGCGGATGTTGCTGCGTATCACCACGATCGGCCGGAAGTTCGACCAGCCGCCGGGCGTGCGGCTGCGTCTTGCGCTCGAAAGTCTCGGGCCGATTTTCGTGAAGTTCGGCCAGGTGCTGTCAACGCGCCGCGACCTCCTGCGTCCCGACATCGCCAGCGAGCTTGCCAAGCTGCAGGACCAGGTGCCGCCGTTCGATTCGGCGGTGGCGATCGCGATCATCGAAAAGTCGCTCGGCGCGCCCGTCGATACGATCTTCGACGACTTCGAGCGCGTACCCGTGGCGAGCGCGTCGATTGCGCAGGTTCACTTCGCGACCTTGAAGACGGGCCAGCACGCCGGTAAGCAGGTCGCCGTGAAGGTGCTGCGGCCGAACATGCTGCCTGTGATCGATTCCGATCTCGCGCTGCTGCGCGACATCGCCGTGTGGGCGGAGCGTCTGTGGGCGGACGGCAAGCGCCTGAAGCCGCGCGAAGTGGTCGCGGAATTCGACAAGTATCTGCACGACGAGCTCGACCTGATGCGCGAAGCCGCGAACGGCAGCCAGCTGCGGCGTAACTTCGCGGGCCTCGATCTGCTGCTCGTGCCGGAGATGTACTGGGAGTACTGCACGGCGAACGTGCTCGTGATGGAACGGATGGTCGGCGTGCCGATCAGCCAGGTCGATACGCTGCGGGCGGCGGGCGTCGATATTCCGAAGCTCGCGCGCGAGGGCGTCGAGATTTTCTTCACGCAGGTGTTCCGCGACGGCTTTTTCCACGCGGACATGCACCCAGGCAACATTCAGGTCAGTCTCGATCCGGTGCACTTCGGCCGGTATATCGCGCTGGATTTCGGCATCATCGGCGCGCTGTCGGACTTCGATAAGAACTATCTCGCGCAGAACTTTCTCGCGTTCTTCAAGCGTGACTATCACCGCGTTGCGACGCTGCATCTGGAGTCTGGCTGGGTGCCGCCCACGACGCGCGTCGAAGAACTGGAAAGCGCGATCCGCGCGGTCTGCGAGCCGTATTTCGATCGCGCGCTGAAAGACATTTCTCTTGGCCAGGTGCTGATGCGGCTCTTCTCGACGTCGCGCCGCTTCAACGTGGAAATCCAGCCGCAACTCGTGCTGCTGCAGAAGACGATGCTGAACGTCGAAGGGCTGGGCCGTTCACTCGATCCCGAACTCGACTTGTGGAAGACCGCGAAGCCGTATCTGGAACGCTGGATGAACGAGCAGATCGGCGCGAAAGGCTGGTACGAGCGGCTGAAGATCGAGGCGCCGCAGTGGAGCAAGACGCTGCCGCAACTGCCGCGGCTGATCCATCACATGCTGGCGCAGCGTCACGACGCGCAGCAGCGTGGTATCAACGACGAAACCATCCGCCAGATTCTGCTGGAGCAAAAGCGCACGAACCGGCTGCTGCAAGGTCTGCTGATGTTCGGCGTGGCCGTGGGCGTCGGTGCCGTGCTGGCGCGCGCATGGCTCGCCATCGCTTACGGCGGCTATTGA